Below is a genomic region from Bacteroidia bacterium.
CCAAAATCATTGAACTCAAACAACCTAAAATCGAAAAAGGACTAGTTTTCAAACTCAAGGCCATCAACTTTGAAACCGGTTCGAACAAAATGAAGGAATCTTCTTTCAATATCCTTGATAAAATGGCCGATATCCTCAAAGAAAACCCTAGCATGGTGATTGAAGTTGCAGGTCATACCGACAATGTAGGTGACGACCAAAAGAACCTCGTATTGTCTGAAAGCCGCGCCAAAACAG
It encodes:
- a CDS encoding OmpA family protein; protein product: KIIELKQPKIEKGLVFKLKAINFETGSNKMKESSFNILDKMADILKENPSMVIEVAGHTDNVGDDQKNLVLSESRAKTVMDYLLQKGVNAKQMKAVGYGETQPIADNNTEEGRLANRRVMFTVLEF